From Actinopolymorpha cephalotaxi, one genomic window encodes:
- a CDS encoding bifunctional DedA family/phosphatase PAP2 family protein produces MIDTIASYILGLPAWVALVVVFALPALESSAFVGFVFPGEIALILGGVLAYEGRVSLVAVLAAGIGGAVIGDSVGYLVGRRYGRRLLEGTLGRLINHKHFDRAEHYLAERGGKAVFLGRFTAALRVMIPGLAGMSRMHYPKFAAFNVAGGLAWGGMCVLLGYLGGSSWRHVEHLASRIGLGVLAVVVLLALGGYLLRRTRGDWWLRQVERVRESRIATRLTHRFPRQTAWIGDRFAPSSPTGLTMTVAVAVAVGSMWAFLGVSQDVLAHEEFATIDPTVHAWVLHHRTAWLNDVLRIVTWLGSNTVLLPGLLVAAIVLVRVRHSWRPAVTIVVVYGAALLVHAVVQDWVHRARPPAADWLSGAGGWSYPSGHTIQATVAWGIVAILAMRNASVRVRTLLAGTAAVVALLVSVSRIYLGVHWPTDVLASLALGLGILSLYGITRLAMLARGEVERPAEQLEPA; encoded by the coding sequence GTGATCGACACGATCGCCTCGTACATCCTGGGGTTGCCGGCGTGGGTGGCGCTGGTTGTGGTGTTCGCGCTTCCCGCGCTGGAGTCGTCGGCGTTCGTGGGGTTCGTCTTTCCCGGCGAGATCGCGCTGATCCTGGGTGGTGTGCTGGCCTACGAGGGACGGGTGAGCCTGGTCGCGGTCCTGGCTGCAGGCATCGGTGGCGCGGTGATCGGTGACTCGGTGGGCTACCTGGTCGGGCGCCGGTACGGCCGCCGTTTGCTCGAGGGCACGTTGGGCCGGCTTATCAACCACAAGCACTTCGACCGCGCGGAGCACTATCTCGCCGAGCGCGGCGGTAAGGCTGTGTTCCTCGGGCGTTTCACCGCCGCGTTGAGGGTTATGATCCCAGGTCTCGCGGGAATGTCGCGGATGCACTATCCGAAGTTCGCCGCCTTCAACGTCGCCGGAGGGCTCGCCTGGGGCGGCATGTGTGTGCTGCTCGGCTACCTCGGAGGAAGCAGCTGGCGGCACGTGGAACACCTGGCCTCCCGTATCGGGCTGGGCGTCCTGGCCGTCGTCGTCCTCCTGGCGTTGGGTGGCTACCTGCTCCGCCGGACACGTGGTGACTGGTGGCTGCGGCAGGTCGAGCGCGTACGAGAGAGCCGGATCGCGACCCGGTTGACGCACCGCTTCCCGAGGCAGACGGCCTGGATCGGCGACCGGTTCGCCCCGAGTTCGCCGACGGGCCTGACGATGACCGTCGCCGTGGCGGTGGCCGTCGGGTCGATGTGGGCGTTCCTCGGCGTGAGCCAGGACGTCCTCGCCCACGAGGAATTCGCCACCATCGATCCCACCGTTCACGCCTGGGTTCTCCACCACCGCACGGCGTGGCTGAACGACGTACTGCGAATCGTGACGTGGCTGGGCTCGAACACGGTCCTGCTGCCGGGACTGCTCGTCGCGGCGATCGTGTTGGTCCGCGTGCGGCACTCCTGGCGTCCCGCCGTCACCATCGTCGTGGTCTACGGAGCCGCGCTCCTGGTCCACGCCGTCGTCCAGGACTGGGTACACCGCGCCCGCCCTCCGGCCGCTGACTGGCTGTCCGGTGCCGGCGGCTGGTCCTATCCGTCCGGCCACACCATCCAGGCGACCGTGGCGTGGGGCATCGTCGCCATCCTGGCCATGCGGAACGCGTCGGTGCGAGTACGCACGCTCCTGGCGGGCACCGCCGCGGTGGTGGCGCTGCTGGTGTCCGTCAGCCGGATCTACCTCGGCGTGCACTGGCCCACCGACGTACTCGCCTCACTCGCCCTCGGACTCGGCATTCTCAGCCTGTACGGCATCACCCGCCTGGCGATGCTCGCCCGCGGCGAGGTCGAGCGACCAGCCGAGCAACTCGAGCCCGCCTGA
- a CDS encoding phosphatase PAP2 family protein — translation MGTVLLASTTGQLPDDPSWFRAVNAFARSTGWLHAPVTAYAKYGVVLFALLLLWGWWAARGAGDLEMMAEALWAPVGTLVAVAVNQPIVNAMHEARPYTALPHVLVLVSRSGDYSFPSDHAVMAGAVTAGLFLVSFRIGLVSLVAALAMASARVYVGAHFPGDVITGLAVGAAVALAGFVLCRRLLVWSVESLARTPLRPLLTTAPEAVGAPSAKVTS, via the coding sequence ATGGGCACAGTGCTGCTCGCCTCCACAACTGGTCAGTTACCCGACGATCCGTCGTGGTTCCGGGCGGTCAACGCCTTCGCTCGGTCAACGGGCTGGCTGCACGCGCCGGTCACTGCGTACGCGAAGTACGGCGTGGTGTTGTTCGCGCTGCTGCTGCTGTGGGGCTGGTGGGCCGCACGCGGTGCCGGGGACCTGGAGATGATGGCCGAAGCGTTGTGGGCGCCGGTGGGGACGCTGGTGGCCGTCGCTGTGAACCAGCCGATCGTGAACGCCATGCACGAGGCGCGCCCGTACACGGCCTTGCCGCACGTGCTGGTCCTGGTTTCCCGCAGCGGTGACTACTCGTTCCCGAGCGACCACGCCGTGATGGCGGGAGCGGTGACCGCGGGGCTGTTCCTGGTGAGCTTCCGAATCGGGCTCGTGAGCCTGGTCGCAGCGCTGGCGATGGCGTCCGCTCGCGTCTACGTCGGAGCCCACTTCCCCGGCGACGTCATCACCGGGCTGGCGGTCGGAGCGGCCGTGGCCCTGGCCGGGTTCGTCCTCTGCCGGCGGCTGCTGGTGTGGAGCGTTGAGTCGCTGGCCCGTACGCCGTTGCGTCCGCTGCTGACCACCGCACCGGAGGCGGTCGGAGCTCCCAGCGCCAAGGTCACCTCGTGA
- a CDS encoding glycosyltransferase family 2 protein: MIVPVYNPGRYLEDCIASLLDQDMPAGEFEAIFVDDGSTDHSPRRLDDLAATHPLIRVIHQANSGWSGKPRNVGIEAAHGEYVFFLDNDDRLGRQALRRMYAFAKANDSDIVVGKMVGKGRGVPRELFRKTYPAATLADSPLIDSLTPHKLFRRSFLDKHGLRFPEGRRRLEDHVFVIAAYFAADTISVLSDYVCYYHVRRDDDSNAGFERLDPKSYFCFLREALDIVEANTEPGPLRDRLYRRWYRVEMLERLRGKRLLDTPADQCGPLLHEIRTVVAERFGPGVAAPLPPTHRIIGSLAQAGLLDDLLGFADWENNIAATVRLDDLGWQDGTLQLTLTAELRNGDKLLTFAHRNGRDTLDVHCTLSPAGQAALTEADPDCTSRLQKSKVDVLARNRDTRAEYLLPTTFSRTRYPVAEQGAVFGQVFQARATVDIATAASGRPLPTGTWDLFVRITSCGWTKETRLGADRSDAATDHCVPSVDSQRDMMVTPYWTDKGNLSLDVGKHTNRRPAHTGRRLAGSLRRWARNSAKQ, from the coding sequence GTGATCGTCCCGGTGTACAACCCGGGGCGCTATCTGGAGGACTGCATCGCTTCGCTGCTGGACCAGGACATGCCGGCCGGGGAGTTCGAGGCGATCTTCGTCGACGACGGCAGCACCGACCACAGTCCACGCCGCCTGGACGACCTCGCAGCGACACACCCCCTCATCCGGGTGATCCACCAGGCGAACTCCGGCTGGTCTGGTAAGCCACGCAACGTTGGCATCGAGGCGGCCCACGGCGAGTACGTCTTCTTCCTCGACAACGACGACCGACTCGGCCGGCAGGCGCTGCGCCGCATGTACGCGTTTGCCAAGGCCAACGACTCCGACATCGTTGTCGGCAAGATGGTCGGCAAGGGCCGTGGCGTCCCTCGCGAGCTGTTCCGCAAGACCTACCCGGCCGCGACCCTGGCCGACTCGCCGCTCATCGACAGCCTCACTCCACACAAGCTCTTCCGCAGGTCGTTTCTCGACAAGCACGGACTCCGCTTTCCCGAAGGCCGTCGCCGACTCGAAGACCACGTCTTCGTGATCGCCGCCTACTTCGCCGCCGACACCATCTCCGTACTCAGCGACTACGTCTGCTACTACCACGTCCGCCGTGATGACGACTCCAACGCCGGGTTCGAGCGCCTCGATCCCAAGAGCTATTTCTGTTTTCTGCGCGAAGCCCTGGACATCGTCGAGGCCAACACCGAACCCGGACCGCTACGCGACCGCCTCTATCGCCGCTGGTATCGGGTGGAGATGCTGGAACGCCTGCGGGGCAAACGCCTGCTCGACACTCCCGCCGACCAGTGCGGCCCACTCCTCCACGAGATCCGGACGGTGGTCGCCGAACGGTTCGGGCCCGGCGTCGCGGCACCGCTTCCCCCCACCCACCGCATCATCGGCAGCCTCGCACAGGCGGGCCTCCTGGACGACCTGCTCGGCTTCGCCGACTGGGAGAACAACATCGCCGCCACGGTCCGGCTCGACGACCTCGGCTGGCAGGACGGCACCCTCCAGCTGACACTTACCGCGGAGCTACGCAACGGCGACAAGCTGCTCACGTTCGCCCACCGCAACGGCCGCGACACTCTCGACGTCCACTGCACGCTGTCGCCTGCCGGACAGGCAGCGCTCACCGAAGCAGACCCGGACTGCACGTCCCGGCTACAGAAGAGCAAGGTCGACGTACTCGCCAGGAACCGCGACACCAGGGCCGAATACCTGCTGCCCACCACCTTCAGCCGCACCCGCTACCCAGTCGCCGAGCAGGGTGCGGTCTTCGGGCAGGTGTTCCAGGCGAGGGCCACCGTCGACATCGCCACTGCCGCGAGCGGACGGCCGCTCCCGACGGGAACCTGGGACCTCTTCGTTCGCATCACCAGTTGTGGCTGGACGAAGGAAACCCGGTTGGGAGCGGACCGCTCCGACGCGGCCACCGACCACTGCGTCCCCTCCGTAGACAGCCAACGGGACATGATGGTGACGCCCTACTGGACCGACAAGGGCAACCTCAGCCTCGACGTCGGGAAACACACCAACCGCCGGCCGGCTCACACCGGACGTCGACTCGCGGGCAGCCTCCGTCGCTGGGCCAGGAACAGCGCCAAGCAGTAG
- a CDS encoding DedA family protein — MNLLDPHSLLASLGALGVFLVLFAETGLLVGFFLPGDSLLFTAGLLCATASTSAVHLSLTTVLPAAVAGALMGAQTGFWIGGTVGPRLLDRPDRPKLGQTIERARHALDRYGTGRALVLARFIPLVRTVMNPLAGTVGVPTRTFTVWQVLGGTVWTVGVTVAGYLLGSSVPNIDHYLLPIVAGIVVLSLVPVLLEIRRARRPSAARSRSTDGTRT, encoded by the coding sequence ATGAACCTTCTGGATCCGCACAGCCTGCTGGCCAGCCTGGGCGCGCTGGGTGTCTTCCTGGTTCTGTTCGCCGAAACCGGGCTGCTGGTCGGATTCTTCCTGCCCGGCGACTCCCTGTTGTTCACCGCCGGTCTGCTGTGCGCCACGGCTTCGACTTCCGCAGTGCATCTCTCACTGACCACGGTGCTCCCCGCCGCGGTTGCTGGAGCCCTGATGGGAGCCCAGACCGGGTTCTGGATCGGTGGCACGGTCGGCCCCAGGCTGCTGGATCGACCTGACCGCCCAAAGTTGGGGCAGACGATCGAACGAGCGCGCCACGCCCTGGACCGGTACGGGACGGGTAGGGCACTGGTGCTGGCACGGTTCATCCCCTTGGTGCGCACCGTGATGAACCCGCTCGCGGGCACCGTCGGTGTCCCCACCCGCACCTTCACCGTCTGGCAGGTGCTGGGAGGCACTGTCTGGACGGTCGGCGTCACCGTGGCGGGTTATCTGCTTGGCTCCTCGGTCCCGAACATCGACCACTACCTGCTCCCGATCGTCGCGGGCATCGTGGTCCTCTCCCTGGTGCCGGTACTGCTCGAGATCCGCCGAGCGCGCCGACCCTCGGCCGCACGTTCGCGTTCCACCGACGGCACCCGGACGTGA
- a CDS encoding M56 family metallopeptidase, translated as MTAAALVTALSTGFVLAVVAFFVLARIPFVAALGHWSVAKLGIGDRIPAAIGVAAGVVVVALLAAAIRRFVLAGRDLAVAAVTCRQLGPAADGLVVVQDERPDAYTLPSGLSGRVVVSTAMLRALPAGERRVLLAHEASHLRHRHHLYVQIVELAAAANPLLRPVAAAVRAAIERWADEDAAEEVCDRRLAARALARAGLARSGSLPGVALAAAASAVSDRARALLGEPPRRRRGLALAVTAITVVALAASAETAKDTDHQFEIAKAAYIRTQAGIRPVACTVAALRVAGAEDVPRWTTSIRRSCDSRWPLIA; from the coding sequence TTGACCGCGGCCGCGTTGGTGACGGCGCTGTCGACGGGCTTCGTCCTGGCTGTCGTGGCGTTCTTCGTGCTGGCCCGAATTCCGTTCGTGGCCGCGTTGGGGCACTGGTCGGTCGCGAAGCTTGGGATAGGCGATCGGATACCGGCGGCGATTGGTGTTGCGGCGGGGGTCGTCGTGGTGGCGTTGCTCGCTGCCGCGATCCGGCGCTTCGTCCTCGCCGGGCGTGACCTGGCCGTCGCCGCCGTCACGTGCCGGCAGCTTGGGCCCGCGGCGGACGGACTCGTGGTCGTCCAGGACGAACGTCCCGACGCCTACACTCTGCCCTCCGGCCTCAGCGGCCGGGTCGTGGTCTCCACGGCCATGCTGCGTGCACTGCCCGCGGGTGAGCGCCGGGTTCTCCTTGCACACGAGGCGTCCCATCTGCGCCACCGGCATCACCTCTACGTCCAGATTGTGGAACTGGCAGCTGCAGCCAACCCGCTGCTACGTCCGGTGGCCGCCGCTGTCCGTGCCGCGATCGAGCGGTGGGCAGACGAGGACGCCGCCGAAGAAGTGTGCGACCGCCGGCTGGCGGCCCGGGCATTGGCCCGTGCCGGACTTGCGCGCTCCGGCTCGCTGCCGGGCGTTGCGTTAGCCGCTGCCGCGTCAGCAGTCTCCGACCGTGCCCGCGCGCTGCTGGGTGAGCCGCCCAGGCGTCGCCGGGGCCTGGCACTGGCGGTCACGGCCATCACTGTCGTCGCCCTCGCCGCCTCCGCGGAGACCGCCAAGGACACCGACCACCAGTTCGAGATCGCCAAGGCCGCATACATCCGAACACAAGCAGGGATCAGACCCGTAGCGTGCACGGTGGCTGCACTGCGCGTTGCCGGTGCGGAGGACGTCCCGCGCTGGACGACATCCATAAGGCGCTCATGCGACAGCCGGTGGCCACTCATAGCTTGA
- a CDS encoding BlaI/MecI/CopY family transcriptional regulator, which produces MAGSQMRPRGGLEREVLACLAAADRALSANEVLTDLGGGLAYTTVMTTLGRLHAKGLLSRQLDGRAYVYTLVSDPGKVDEAMAAHRMRRVLDSEGNHAGVLARFVEDLSPEDAQVLASLLTPTSRDEPKG; this is translated from the coding sequence GTGGCGGGATCGCAGATGCGTCCCCGCGGGGGACTGGAGCGCGAGGTGCTTGCGTGTTTGGCGGCGGCCGACAGGGCGTTGTCCGCTAACGAGGTGCTTACCGATCTCGGCGGCGGTCTGGCGTACACGACGGTCATGACCACGCTGGGAAGGCTGCACGCCAAGGGTCTACTCTCGCGGCAACTGGACGGTCGTGCCTACGTCTATACGCTCGTCTCCGACCCCGGGAAGGTCGACGAGGCGATGGCAGCGCACCGGATGCGTCGTGTCCTCGACAGTGAGGGCAACCATGCTGGCGTGCTGGCGCGGTTCGTCGAAGACCTCTCACCCGAGGACGCCCAGGTGCTCGCCTCCCTGTTGACCCCCACGTCGCGAGACGAACCCAAGGGCTGA
- a CDS encoding CapA family protein, with the protein MRAPTARLSLCGDVMLGRGVDQILPHPGDATLRESFVRDALTYVGLAEAANGPIARPVDFFWPWGDALRLLDGFDPGVRVVNVETSITKSDSFAPRKAVHYRINPANVPCLSAARPDACVLANNHVLDFGYPGLEETLRTLAGAGLQAVGAGRNAHEARQPAIVPLSGGGRTVVFSVGMASSGIPETWAASEGQPGIDFLAEPSQTAAADVTDRVGVVKRPGDVAVVSIHWGSNWGYDISDDQVSFAHALIDGGVDVVHGHSSHNPRPIEVYEGKLILYGCGDFIDDYEGITGYEEFRDDLRLMFLVSLDPRTGELADMRMAPLQARQMRLRRASGEDSRWLRSMLERVSRCFGSRIDLAPDGMLVLRRTRPPISSCRTAPVATTIPTQRSC; encoded by the coding sequence ATGCGTGCACCGACGGCGCGATTGTCACTGTGCGGTGATGTGATGCTCGGTCGTGGCGTTGATCAAATCCTTCCGCACCCCGGTGACGCGACGCTGCGGGAGTCCTTCGTGCGGGATGCCCTGACATACGTTGGATTGGCAGAAGCAGCGAACGGTCCGATCGCTCGCCCGGTCGATTTCTTCTGGCCGTGGGGAGATGCGCTGCGTCTGCTCGACGGGTTCGATCCGGGCGTGCGCGTGGTAAACGTAGAGACGAGCATCACGAAAAGCGACTCTTTCGCTCCGCGCAAGGCGGTGCATTATCGGATCAACCCGGCGAACGTTCCTTGCTTGAGCGCTGCCAGACCCGACGCTTGCGTTTTAGCGAACAATCACGTGCTGGACTTCGGATACCCAGGGCTTGAGGAAACCCTTCGGACGCTGGCCGGCGCGGGGCTACAGGCGGTGGGGGCGGGCAGGAATGCGCATGAGGCCCGCCAGCCCGCGATCGTTCCGCTCAGTGGCGGGGGGCGAACCGTGGTCTTCTCGGTTGGTATGGCGTCCAGTGGCATTCCGGAGACTTGGGCTGCATCTGAAGGGCAGCCCGGCATCGATTTTCTGGCCGAGCCGTCGCAGACGGCCGCAGCCGACGTTACCGATCGGGTTGGTGTGGTGAAGCGCCCTGGCGACGTCGCGGTCGTCTCGATCCACTGGGGATCCAATTGGGGCTACGACATATCTGACGATCAGGTCAGCTTCGCGCATGCGCTGATCGACGGCGGTGTCGACGTTGTGCACGGGCATTCCTCGCACAATCCCCGTCCCATCGAAGTGTATGAGGGCAAGCTGATCCTCTACGGTTGCGGAGACTTCATCGACGACTACGAAGGCATAACCGGTTACGAGGAGTTCCGCGATGACCTGCGGCTGATGTTCCTCGTTTCCTTGGACCCAAGGACCGGGGAGTTGGCCGACATGAGGATGGCGCCGCTGCAGGCCCGGCAGATGCGCCTCCGGCGCGCGTCGGGGGAAGATTCCCGGTGGTTACGGTCCATGCTGGAACGGGTCAGTCGCTGCTTCGGTTCACGAATCGACCTCGCGCCGGATGGGATGCTCGTTCTACGGCGAACGAGACCCCCGATAAGCAGTTGTCGCACCGCACCTGTCGCCACGACGATCCCAACCCAGCGGTCGTGTTAG
- a CDS encoding Hsp20/alpha crystallin family protein, giving the protein MDWLEGDLLPAPFLRPLTGRHPVRVEDYLEEGTYVLRAELPGVDPDKDVEITVDEGMLTVKAERREEGRSEFHYGSFARTVPLPTGADESDVRASYSNGILEVRVGVRKAARPEPKHIPVSRGPAE; this is encoded by the coding sequence TTGGACTGGCTTGAGGGAGACCTCCTCCCGGCGCCCTTCCTTCGGCCGCTCACCGGCCGCCACCCCGTGCGGGTGGAGGACTACCTGGAGGAGGGCACATATGTCCTGCGGGCCGAACTGCCCGGAGTGGACCCGGACAAGGATGTCGAAATCACGGTCGACGAGGGGATGCTCACCGTGAAAGCCGAGCGACGGGAGGAGGGACGGTCGGAGTTCCACTACGGCAGCTTCGCCAGGACAGTCCCACTGCCCACCGGCGCGGACGAGAGCGACGTGCGGGCCTCGTACTCCAACGGCATCCTCGAGGTGCGTGTCGGCGTGAGGAAGGCCGCGCGACCCGAGCCCAAGCACATACCGGTGAGCCGAGGCCCGGCCGAGTGA
- a CDS encoding nicotinate phosphoribosyltransferase, translating into MGAGLVTDLYELNMAASYLRRGMSGPATFSLFVRALPPDRGFLVAAGLEDCLTTLESFAFEAEDLGWLRDAGFDDATVRAFAGLRFTGDVRAVPEGRVVLADEPLLEVTAPAAEAQLVETVLLNHITYQTAIATKAARCRLAAGGMELVDFAFRRTHGIEAGMVVARLSSIAGFAATSNVEAARRYGLPAAGTMAHSYVEAFPREADAFRAFAEDLPGPVTFLVDTYDTLAGVRTAVRVVKDMTLDRPLAVRLDSGDLVALAREARQILDEAGLRKVRIFVSGGLDEYDLERFVLERAPIDAAGVGTRMGVSADAPSLDSAYKLVAFGGRPVCKLSPGKATLPGAKQVWRHLPIEQDVLALREEAGPDGFEPVLVEVMRNGRRLGGGDTIAAARERCARDVAALPPDARRIRGPSSPRMRVSEGLAALTTQTARSAAGTQDRTR; encoded by the coding sequence ATGGGGGCGGGGCTCGTAACGGATCTCTACGAGCTGAACATGGCCGCGAGCTACCTTCGGCGTGGCATGTCCGGACCGGCCACCTTCAGCCTCTTCGTCCGTGCCCTGCCACCCGACCGCGGCTTCCTCGTCGCCGCCGGTCTGGAGGACTGCCTGACCACTCTGGAATCCTTCGCTTTCGAGGCGGAGGACCTCGGCTGGCTGCGCGACGCCGGCTTCGACGACGCGACCGTTCGGGCGTTCGCCGGGCTGCGCTTCACCGGGGACGTCCGCGCTGTCCCCGAGGGCCGCGTGGTTCTCGCCGACGAACCCCTTCTGGAGGTCACTGCGCCGGCGGCGGAGGCGCAACTCGTCGAGACCGTGCTGCTCAACCACATCACCTACCAGACAGCGATCGCCACCAAGGCGGCCAGATGTCGTCTTGCGGCGGGCGGCATGGAGCTTGTCGACTTCGCGTTCCGGCGTACTCATGGGATCGAGGCCGGCATGGTTGTCGCCCGCCTGTCGTCGATCGCGGGTTTCGCCGCCACCAGCAACGTCGAGGCGGCGCGGCGCTACGGGCTGCCGGCGGCCGGCACGATGGCGCACTCCTACGTCGAGGCGTTCCCACGTGAAGCCGACGCGTTCCGGGCGTTCGCCGAGGACCTGCCCGGGCCGGTCACGTTCCTGGTCGACACGTACGACACGCTCGCCGGGGTGCGCACCGCGGTGCGGGTGGTCAAGGACATGACGCTCGACAGGCCGCTTGCCGTACGGCTGGACAGCGGCGACCTCGTGGCGCTCGCCCGCGAGGCACGGCAGATCCTCGACGAGGCGGGTCTGCGCAAGGTCCGCATCTTCGTCAGCGGAGGGCTGGACGAGTACGACCTGGAACGGTTCGTCCTGGAACGAGCACCGATAGACGCCGCCGGTGTCGGCACCCGCATGGGCGTGTCCGCCGACGCGCCCTCTCTGGACAGCGCGTACAAGCTGGTCGCGTTCGGCGGCCGCCCCGTCTGCAAGCTCTCGCCCGGCAAGGCCACCCTCCCGGGCGCGAAGCAGGTGTGGCGGCACCTCCCGATCGAGCAGGATGTCCTGGCTCTTCGCGAGGAGGCAGGACCCGACGGCTTCGAACCTGTGCTCGTCGAGGTCATGCGGAACGGTCGACGTCTCGGGGGCGGGGACACCATCGCCGCTGCGCGTGAACGTTGTGCGCGAGACGTTGCCGCCCTGCCGCCCGACGCCCGCCGCATCCGTGGTCCGTCGTCGCCGCGGATGCGCGTCTCCGAAGGGCTCGCCGCGTTGACGACACAAACCGCGAGGTCCGCCGCCGGGACGCAGGACCGCACACGCTGA
- a CDS encoding CBS domain-containing protein, producing the protein MRVEEVYRPEAFACEATDSLSEAASKMTSRHVGALAVVDGNRLVGILSERDVVRAVAEGVDLLRAGAGSHATLDVETAKLAEDTTDIARRMLDAGIRHLPVVRDHTVVGMISMRDALAVEAWL; encoded by the coding sequence ATGCGTGTCGAAGAGGTCTATCGGCCCGAAGCGTTCGCCTGTGAGGCAACCGACTCGCTGTCGGAGGCCGCGAGCAAGATGACCAGCCGGCACGTCGGTGCGCTTGCTGTGGTCGACGGTAACAGGCTCGTCGGCATCCTGTCCGAACGCGATGTCGTGCGTGCGGTCGCCGAAGGTGTCGATCTTCTCCGCGCCGGCGCCGGGTCGCACGCGACCCTCGATGTCGAGACCGCCAAGCTCGCCGAGGACACCACCGACATCGCCCGGAGGATGCTCGACGCCGGCATCCGCCACCTACCCGTCGTGCGGGACCACACCGTTGTCGGCATGATCTCCATGCGCGACGCCCTCGCCGTCGAGGCGTGGTTGTGA
- a CDS encoding universal stress protein, whose product MRDTLFASHGEHLAKGSDRMATRDARPIVVGVDGSESALDAAAWAASEAALHDVPLRIVHGVAESVLRVPTGLWGTGTEDGLRIHADLLVREAAATAHAAAPGVDVSTAVERDLPLPLLVGESHDALYVVVAAADRNAVADMVAGSTAVSLVARAHAPVAVVRSIDDPERDDRLVIVGVDGSPLADAAIQVGIQEAMLRHGRLLAVHVVHHYRGRGTQPATSDTSDGTALLTDALRGWRHKFPELQIEDQVMAGHPAGVLVRLSNRAGLIVVGARGLGGFTGMLIGSVSQALLHHAHCPLMTVPPATRQRVQQRDDLSRTR is encoded by the coding sequence TTGAGGGACACCCTGTTCGCGTCCCATGGTGAGCATCTGGCGAAAGGCAGCGATCGGATGGCGACACGTGACGCTCGGCCGATCGTCGTGGGCGTCGACGGGTCTGAGAGCGCACTTGATGCCGCGGCATGGGCGGCCAGCGAAGCCGCCCTGCACGACGTACCGCTGCGGATCGTCCACGGGGTCGCCGAGTCTGTCCTGCGAGTGCCGACCGGGCTGTGGGGGACGGGGACCGAAGACGGGTTGCGCATACACGCGGACCTGCTTGTCCGCGAGGCGGCGGCGACCGCCCACGCAGCCGCGCCTGGTGTCGACGTCAGTACCGCTGTGGAACGCGACCTCCCGCTACCGCTACTGGTCGGTGAAAGCCACGATGCGTTGTACGTCGTCGTCGCCGCCGCCGACCGTAACGCCGTTGCCGACATGGTGGCCGGCTCCACCGCGGTCTCGCTCGTCGCCCGAGCACACGCGCCAGTCGCCGTTGTGCGCAGCATCGATGATCCAGAACGCGACGACCGTCTCGTCATCGTCGGAGTCGACGGCTCGCCACTGGCAGACGCAGCCATACAGGTCGGCATCCAAGAGGCCATGCTTCGACACGGGCGGCTGCTTGCTGTGCATGTCGTCCACCATTACCGGGGCCGGGGCACGCAGCCGGCGACGAGTGACACCTCGGACGGAACCGCACTGCTCACCGATGCTCTGCGCGGCTGGCGCCACAAGTTTCCCGAACTCCAGATCGAGGACCAGGTCATGGCTGGACACCCGGCCGGGGTCCTTGTCCGCCTCTCCAACCGGGCAGGCCTCATAGTGGTCGGCGCCCGAGGCCTCGGCGGTTTCACCGGCATGCTTATTGGATCGGTCAGTCAGGCGCTGCTACACCACGCGCACTGTCCACTCATGACAGTCCCGCCGGCGACCCGCCAGCGCGTACAGCAGCGCGACGACTTGAGCAGGACGCGATGA